In Fusobacterium sp. FSA-380-WT-3A, the DNA window GTAATTTTAATCCTTCATCCTTTATTTCATTATTATCTGAAACCTCATTTATTTTATCAGCTTCATTTACTTTCGTAAATTCTTCTCCCATCCATTTTACAACTAATTTTTCTATTTCTCCAGCTTCTTCCAACTCTGTTAAAGCTTTATTAAATATTTCTACTAATTCAGAACCTTTTTGACAACCAATAGCATAAGAATCTGTAGCTTTTACTTCTGATTCTGGAAGAACATGAAACTCTAAATTATTATATTTTTTCATAAATTCTGAAGCCTGTGAAGCATCTATTATGGCTGCATCAACTCTTTCATTTAATAATTCTTGCATTACTAAAGGACTACTATTTAGCAATGTAACTTTTCCATCTTTAACTCTTTCAGCTATATTAGCATAATTTGTTCCAAATGTTGTTGCTATTTTTTTACCTTCTAATTTTTTTAAAGAATATAAATTTTTATCTTTTAAACAAATTATAGCTGTTTTTGGATAAAAATAATCTTTTGTAAAATCTATACTTTTCTTTCTCTCTTCTGTTGGAGAAATTCCTGATAAAACAAAATCTGCTCTTTCACTTTGTAAAGCTCCTACTAAACCACTAAATTCCATATTATTTACATCATAAGTAAATCCTAATTTTTCTGATAATAATTTTGCTATATCCATATCAAATCCTATTATCTCTTCTTTTCCCTCTTCATTTAATTCCACTGATTCAAATGGTGGAAAAGTTGCATTAACTGCCATTATTAAATGTTTTCCTGATAATGGTTTTTCTTTAGGGTCAGTTATAAAACTCTCTCCCTCCTCACCTAACCATTTTTTTGCTATCTCACTTAATTTTCCATTTTCTTTTAATGTCACTAATGCTTTATTAAATTCTTCTGTTAGTGGAGAATCTTTTTGACATGCTATTGCAAAAGATGAATTGCTTGCTGGTGACTCTTTTTCTGATAAAATATGATAAGTTAATTTTGGTTGTTCTTTTACAAATTCCACTGCATGACGTCCATCTACTATTGCTCCCTCTACACGTCCACTTAATACCTCTTGTACAGCTACTACACTATTTTCTAAAGATACTAATTCTGCTCCCTTTACCCCTTGAGCTATCTTTTCATAATTTGTTCCAAATGTTGTAGCTATTTTTTTCCCTTCTAAACTTTTCAATGTTGGATATTCATTATCCCCTTTTAATGATATTATTGCTATTTTTGGAAAAAAATATCCCTTTGTAAAATCTACACTTTTCTTTCTTTCATCTGTTGGTGACATTCCTGAAATTATAAAGTCCACTCTTTTACTTTGTAATCCACCTATTAAACTACTAAATTGAGTATTCATTATTTCATAAGTAAATCCTAATTCCTCTGATAAAGCTGTAGCTAAATCTATATCAAATCCTACAACTTTATTTTGTCCATCTTCATCTAAAGTTACAAACTCTAATGGTGGAAAATTAGCACTTGTTGCCATTACAAAATGTTTTCCTTCAAAAGGTTTTTTATTTTCAGCAATACTATTTGTAAAAAATCCTATAAATATAATTACCATTGCTAAAAATTTTGATAATTTTCTTTTTAATAATTTGTTCATTAAA includes these proteins:
- a CDS encoding ABC transporter substrate-binding protein/permease (The N-terminal region of this protein, as described by TIGR01726, is a three transmembrane segment that identifies a subfamily of ABC transporter permease subunits, which specificities that include histidine, arginine, glutamine, glutamate, L-cystine (sic), the opines (in Agrobacterium) octopine and nopaline, etc.); its protein translation is MNKLLKRKLSKFLAMVIIFIGFFTNSIAENKKPFEGKHFVMATSANFPPLEFVTLDEDGQNKVVGFDIDLATALSEELGFTYEIMNTQFSSLIGGLQSKRVDFIISGMSPTDERKKSVDFTKGYFFPKIAIISLKGDNEYPTLKSLEGKKIATTFGTNYEKIAQGVKGAELVSLENSVVAVQEVLSGRVEGAIVDGRHAVEFVKEQPKLTYHILSEKESPASNSSFAIACQKDSPLTEEFNKALVTLKENGKLSEIAKKWLGEEGESFITDPKEKPLSGKHLIMAVNATFPPFESVELNEEGKEEIIGFDMDIAKLLSEKLGFTYDVNNMEFSGLVGALQSERADFVLSGISPTEERKKSIDFTKDYFYPKTAIICLKDKNLYSLKKLEGKKIATTFGTNYANIAERVKDGKVTLLNSSPLVMQELLNERVDAAIIDASQASEFMKKYNNLEFHVLPESEVKATDSYAIGCQKGSELVEIFNKALTELEEAGEIEKLVVKWMGEEFTKVNEADKINEVSDNNEIKDEGLKLHFGRVLEYKKLFVNGLVISLKFTILSAVAGIVLGTILALIKVSKIKPLQIFANVYTSVFRGTPLLVQLFLVYFATPQLIGYKIPTLNAAVITFGLNSAAYVSEILRGGIQSIDRGQYEASMALGVPYYKMMKDIIIPQAVKVVLPGLVNEMIALLKESSLVSTIGVVDMMRASQTVMNVTYLAFEPFIIVALMYYVLVMILTSFANILEGRLRKNDRS